The following proteins are co-located in the Myroides profundi genome:
- the polA gene encoding DNA polymerase I has protein sequence MANKNRLFLLDAYALIFRGYYAFIKNPRINSKGLDTSAILGFMNSLIDVIKRESPDHLAVAFDRGGSDLRLDLFPEYKANRDETPEAIKIAVPYIKQILEAMHIPIVEVSGFEADDLIGTLSKQAEKEGFEVYMVTPDKDYAQLVSENIFMYRPARMGNGIEIWGVDQVKEKFEVDYPEQVIDFLGMMGDAVDNIPGLPGVGEKTAKKFIKQYGSMENLLANTHELKGKMKENIEANKEKGLLSKKLATIILDCPVQFNEKDYVLECPDIEKSEALFIELEFRRMKEQFDKLFNKGKEAIPTPTATATTTSGADEQFSLFGDDSSNTFSSTEAYFGNLNTTNHVYQLCNSGMAIRLLIQNLLNQKSVCFDTETTGLDPFTAELVGIAFSFEKGTAFYVPFPENQDEAKVLAQQFAPFFEAENIEKIGQNLKYDIKILKQYDIVVKGPLFDTMIAHYLINPDMRHNMDVLAETYLKYTPQPIEELIGKKGKNQKTMRDIEAEIVKEYAGEDADITYQLKETFAPQLVATHTQELFDNIEIPLVNVLADMETEGIRLDTEYLKSLSNTLSTDIKLLEQRIFLEAGEEFNLASPKQLGDILFEKLQIGGPKPKKTKTGQYATGEEILSDLAPKHEIVRDILEWRQLVKLQNTYVDALPDQVNIKTNRVHTEYMQAVAATGRLSSNNPNLQNIPIRTERGRQVRKAFVARDENYVLLAADYSQIELRIIAALSQEPNMLESFQRGEDIHRSTAAKVFNVPLEEVTKEQRSHAKTVNFGIIYGVSAFGLSNQTNLSRAESKELIDAYYATYPKLKSYIATQIDFAREHGYVQTILGRRRYLKDIHSHNAVVKGAAERNAVNAPIQGSAADIIKIAMININKKLTAENWKSKMLLQVHDELVFDAHKEELEALKTMVKSEMENAYKLDVPLIVDLGTGDNWLEAH, from the coding sequence ATGGCTAATAAAAATCGTCTTTTCTTACTAGATGCTTATGCTTTAATATTTAGAGGATACTACGCATTTATAAAAAATCCTAGAATTAACTCTAAAGGTCTTGATACCTCTGCTATTCTAGGGTTTATGAACTCACTAATAGACGTTATAAAAAGAGAATCTCCTGATCACCTAGCTGTTGCTTTTGACAGAGGTGGTAGTGATTTAAGACTAGATTTATTTCCAGAATACAAGGCTAATAGAGATGAGACTCCTGAAGCCATCAAAATAGCTGTTCCGTATATTAAGCAAATCTTAGAAGCCATGCATATCCCTATCGTAGAAGTTAGCGGATTCGAAGCTGATGACCTTATCGGAACATTGTCTAAACAAGCAGAGAAAGAAGGCTTCGAAGTATATATGGTGACTCCAGATAAAGATTATGCTCAGTTAGTATCTGAGAATATCTTTATGTATAGACCAGCTCGTATGGGGAATGGTATCGAAATATGGGGAGTAGACCAAGTAAAAGAGAAATTCGAAGTAGACTATCCAGAACAAGTGATAGACTTCTTAGGAATGATGGGAGATGCTGTAGATAATATCCCTGGACTACCTGGTGTAGGAGAAAAAACAGCAAAGAAATTTATCAAGCAATACGGTTCTATGGAAAACCTATTAGCCAATACACATGAGCTAAAAGGTAAAATGAAAGAGAATATAGAAGCGAATAAAGAGAAAGGATTACTTTCTAAAAAACTGGCTACTATCATCCTAGACTGTCCTGTACAATTCAATGAAAAAGACTATGTACTAGAATGTCCTGATATCGAGAAATCAGAAGCTTTGTTTATTGAACTTGAGTTCAGAAGAATGAAAGAACAATTCGACAAACTATTCAACAAAGGAAAAGAGGCTATCCCTACTCCAACAGCTACTGCTACAACTACAAGTGGAGCTGATGAACAATTCTCTCTTTTTGGAGATGATTCGAGTAATACCTTTTCTTCTACTGAAGCTTATTTTGGTAATCTAAATACAACTAATCACGTATACCAACTGTGTAATAGTGGTATGGCTATTCGTTTATTAATCCAAAACTTACTAAACCAAAAGTCAGTGTGCTTTGACACAGAGACGACAGGCCTAGACCCTTTTACAGCAGAGCTAGTAGGTATTGCTTTCTCTTTTGAGAAAGGGACTGCATTCTACGTACCTTTCCCAGAGAACCAAGACGAAGCAAAGGTGCTTGCACAGCAATTCGCTCCTTTCTTTGAAGCAGAAAATATTGAGAAAATAGGACAAAACCTTAAATATGATATCAAGATTCTAAAACAATATGACATTGTAGTAAAAGGTCCTCTATTTGACACGATGATTGCTCATTATTTAATTAATCCTGATATGCGCCATAATATGGACGTATTAGCAGAGACTTACCTTAAATATACACCGCAACCTATCGAAGAACTAATCGGTAAAAAAGGAAAGAATCAAAAGACTATGCGTGACATAGAAGCCGAGATAGTCAAAGAATATGCAGGAGAAGATGCTGATATCACTTACCAACTAAAAGAAACTTTTGCGCCTCAATTAGTTGCTACACATACACAAGAGTTATTTGACAATATCGAAATACCGCTAGTAAATGTATTAGCAGATATGGAGACAGAAGGTATACGCTTAGATACTGAATATCTAAAGTCGTTATCTAACACCCTTTCTACTGACATTAAGCTATTAGAACAACGCATATTCTTAGAAGCTGGAGAAGAGTTTAATCTTGCATCACCAAAACAATTAGGTGACATTCTATTCGAAAAACTTCAGATAGGAGGTCCTAAACCTAAGAAAACAAAAACAGGTCAATACGCTACTGGTGAAGAAATATTAAGTGACTTAGCACCTAAGCACGAGATAGTACGAGACATATTAGAATGGAGACAGTTAGTAAAACTACAAAATACTTATGTAGATGCACTACCTGACCAAGTGAATATAAAAACGAATAGAGTACACACAGAATATATGCAAGCTGTAGCTGCTACAGGTCGTCTTAGTTCTAACAACCCTAACTTACAGAATATTCCTATTCGTACAGAGAGAGGTCGTCAGGTAAGAAAAGCCTTTGTAGCACGTGATGAGAACTATGTACTACTAGCAGCCGATTACTCTCAGATAGAACTGCGCATTATAGCAGCACTAAGTCAAGAGCCTAATATGCTAGAATCGTTCCAACGTGGAGAGGATATTCACCGTTCTACTGCCGCTAAGGTATTCAATGTACCTTTAGAAGAAGTAACTAAAGAACAACGTAGTCATGCCAAGACTGTTAACTTCGGTATTATCTATGGAGTATCTGCTTTCGGACTAAGTAATCAGACTAATCTATCTCGCGCAGAGAGCAAGGAGCTAATCGATGCTTACTATGCTACCTATCCTAAACTGAAGAGTTATATCGCTACTCAGATAGATTTCGCTCGTGAGCATGGATATGTACAGACTATCTTAGGTCGTAGAAGATATCTAAAGGATATTCACTCTCATAATGCTGTCGTGAAAGGTGCAGCTGAGCGTAATGCTGTCAATGCTCCTATACAAGGTAGTGCGGCAGACATTATAAAAATAGCGATGATCAATATCAACAAGAAGTTGACTGCTGAGAATTGGAAATCTAAGATGCTACTACAAGTACACGATGAGCTTGTCTTTGATGCTCATAAAGAAGAACTTGAAGCACTGAAGACTATGGTCAAATCTGAAATGGAAAACGCTTATAAACTAGATGTACCATTAATAGTAGATCTAGGTACTGGTGATAATTGGTTAGAAGCACATTAA
- a CDS encoding SMI1/KNR4 family protein yields MTLTDIEKKWDFKYPRIFYQLWEDGMFSYGDLSEGWNTVVYPKIKDYPPLFLHCYDFELHFSTEIIEEELELFYRVDEYCHVLPDIKLVPFGMTGAHDLYCFYFNGQIGEDIPIVYVENVEDEGVYLAKNLNEYIFIRMLYELSEIEVPSDEIELAEYWDNYKATLRSHSKYMTTEQVLFLESLDSKESKEIIVYNYKGEESFRYNSVLTEEEFKKYRDLYCPYDKYEERFVFMVIS; encoded by the coding sequence ATGACTTTAACTGATATAGAGAAGAAGTGGGACTTTAAATACCCTCGCATTTTTTACCAATTATGGGAAGATGGTATGTTTAGTTATGGAGATCTTTCGGAGGGATGGAATACTGTAGTGTATCCCAAAATTAAGGATTACCCTCCATTATTTCTACATTGTTATGATTTTGAATTGCATTTTTCTACCGAAATTATTGAAGAAGAATTAGAGTTGTTTTATCGTGTAGATGAGTATTGTCATGTATTACCAGATATTAAGTTAGTGCCATTTGGTATGACTGGAGCACATGATTTGTATTGTTTTTATTTTAATGGACAGATTGGTGAAGATATTCCCATAGTATATGTTGAGAATGTTGAAGATGAAGGTGTTTATTTGGCAAAGAATCTTAATGAATATATCTTTATACGTATGCTTTATGAATTGAGTGAAATAGAAGTTCCAAGTGATGAGATAGAGTTAGCTGAATATTGGGATAATTATAAGGCAACACTACGTAGTCATAGTAAGTATATGACTACTGAACAAGTTCTGTTCTTAGAAAGTTTAGACTCTAAGGAAAGTAAAGAGATTATCGTTTATAACTATAAAGGAGAAGAATCATTTAGATACAATAGTGTGCTAACTGAAGAAGAATTTAAGAAGTATAGAGATCTTTATTGTCCTTATGATAAGTATGAAGAACGTTTTGTGTTTATGGTGATTTCTTAG